One window of Scheffersomyces stipitis CBS 6054 chromosome 1, whole genome shotgun sequence genomic DNA carries:
- a CDS encoding predicted protein — MNTQVHLNPTELSIISIPRDRYWIFTSSILQLLYNEVVKYLPNYNVDDYSDSEEEYDEDNDENSNSHHQDENPGSGGGGHRRSVDNSSKMKSNNSSDSLNRNYESDQDSLSEFDNYFFHIALTPLECTVIVSTSLLTTLFKDPIEICRRLDLKEVQVISESFLSLQVDSDGSFDNSLRILELTKPLSENNISLFFLSSHFSDIVLFPASLKEKVISILTKKNFEFSDISNSYIMSNTESNEDHDMHSDEDIASKILEEKTFKLFSDANIKPAINTNEKLLLTGARAGEVHDTILNCATVLARPEIIPPYFAITRTSINEVSLILPKSSKKRAHLGFDSKSIIGSTQDIIIPISIDFSNLPLDSTGIVAGVASKLINGIKKYNNTLFEMNYFSMARSGIIMIPQENVETVSDILNNI, encoded by the exons ATGAATACTCAAGTCCATCTCAACCCGACAGAGCTCTCGATCATATCGATTCCTCGAGACCGGTACTGGATTTTCACCAGCTCTATTCTACAACTACTCTACAACGAGGTGGTGAAGTACTTGCCCAATTACAACGTGGACGACTACTCTGATTCAGAAGAGGAATATGACGAAGACAATGACGAAAACTCAA ATTCACACCACCAAGACGAAAACCCTGGTTCTGGTGGTGGAGGGCATCGGAGATCTGTAGACAACTCAAGCAAGATGAAATCCAATAACTCTTCAGACAGCCTCAACAGAAACTACGAGTCGGACCAGGACAGCTTGTCTGAGTTCGATAACTATTTTTTCCACATTGCTTTAACTCCACTCGAATGCACTGTGATCGTCTCAACACTGCTTTTGACAACGTTATTCAAAGACCCTATAGAGATATGTCGCAGGTTGGACTTGAAAGAAGTTCAGGTAATCTCAGAAAGCTTCTTAAGCTTACAAGTAGATAGTGATGGCAGTTTTGACAACAGCTTGCGTATACTCGAATTGACCAAGCCATTGTCCGAAAACAACATCTCGTTATTCTTCCTCTCTAGTCACTTTAGCGACATTGTTCTTTTCCCGGCCTCGCTCAAAGAAAAGGTCATCAGCATTCTCACTAAGAAAAACTTTGAGTTCTCCGACATCTCCAACAGCTACATTATGTCAAATACCGAAAGCAATGAAGATCATGACATGCACTCTGATGAAGACATAGCGTCCAAAATACTCGAGGAAAAGACATTCAAGCTTTTCAGTGATGCCAATATCAAACCAGCAATAAACACAAATGAAAAGTTGCTATTGACTGGCGCCAGAGCCGGTGAAGTGCATGATACTATTCTAAACTGTGCTACGGTATTAGCTAGACCAGAGATCATACCTCCTTACTTTGCCATAACTAGAACTTCTATCAACGAAGTGTCTTTGATCTTGCCCAAGTCGTCTAAAAAACGTGCCCATTTAGGTTTCGACTCAAAGAGTATCATTGGTTCGACTCAAGATATTATCATCCCCATCTCCATcgacttctccaacttgcCCTTGGATTCAACTGGTATTGTTGCTGGCGTAGCCAGTAAATTGATAAACGGTATAAAGAAGTATAACAACACTTTGTTCGAAATGAACTACTTCTCAATGGCGCGGTCTGGAATCATCATGATTCCTCAAGAGAATGTCGAAACAGTGTCTGATATTCTCAATAACATC